A region of Reichenbachiella carrageenanivorans DNA encodes the following proteins:
- a CDS encoding hybrid sensor histidine kinase/response regulator transcription factor translates to MKFRPHLPFHFTCFFYLFFSILLSASRLNAQEYFFKTLTVNNGLSQNDVSAICQDSFGFIWIGTYDGLNKFDGFTVQSYHKITTDANSLPGNRITALQEDHKKRLWIGTEGGGLAYYSLLKERFFRVALPKPLVSIHEILVTTDGSVFATTSNGVLRLVDLPNPRFEFIAVSKQLHFRSAKQDLKGNIYFAGRDGVFIYRNGLMKEISNPKNIPFTRLGFDSNNNLLAGSYNGLYQIKDGSEIIKINNPDLANGKSIYGITTDKNGNTWLGTDNYGLIQLDAEYKTISQIKATSLEERGLLSNSVLELFCDKNNNLWVGNRLGLCFASLNNVGFASLDLTRLTRPNVRSVLLDDEHLFLGINNQGLFNYNLETDTFKQILPQQINSVSSISKIDKKIYICTSNGIFQSDSEDSFAKMETVWQDHSPAPTNFTCIAKDDFSRFYLGTHAGLVVMEAGKAVRIWDKDASMSLFQNIKIFKSLYLPKKRQLLIGTISKSLFSITMDKNGNWVSAKQIPLMNINAEPIFNTSVWSIHQSADSTLWIGTDAGLFKKEKEGQKFQQVDVRGVIDKKIMCITEGTNDILWLSNTQGLISFNPKTATIRKYTYNDGLLSSTLTEGAAIDRNGRLYFGTARGVNYMDPNHIFTNPHQPQVLISKFSVHNQPVRPGEELLGSIILNENINTTRQIKLNYRQNNFTVEFTGTNYTDIQEGNFKYRLKGYDKSWIYTTSENRFISYSNLKPGNYELTLDIANKDGLWTKQPQVISMQISPAPWKTPFAYLIYILLSLAIIGAFVFFWYNRQKLNHQIELDKIIIRQDQELREVQLRFFTDIAHEFKTPLSLIIAPLNDLMNKTMSQEMRETCFQIVSRNMKRLEYLVSQFLDFGKISEGGSILQVSKHDLRKFSQETTRAFQWQIQKEQIDFRLDLKECIGYVDHDVLEKALYNVLSNAFKYTPKNGTIELKLDVDGSGDQRLAIITVSDSGPGIPDEQKSLVFDRFFHDKDRASSGIGLHLTYNLIQAHKGSISVSDSPFHGAQFTIVLPIDEETYAEKELYNGDLTERPEIIINDAISSSEMKKEGEIILIVEDDLDLRNYLMLSLQSHYVVIEANNGKEGLKMAQEELPNIIISDVMMPIMDGIEMCEHLKADSSTSHIPILLLTAKTGIEYEKKGLDAGAWDYIAKPFDSEALLQKVDNIIDTRNKFKAYLSDQNINMEVKTHYTSYDQKLMANISKIIEENLQDPAFNVNQLANEIGLSRMHLHRKLKSLVGESGKSIITRVKVKYAASMFDQGCDRVQEAMDAIGMTNYANFNNNFKRVMNMTASEYIAQLHQKPNA, encoded by the coding sequence ATGAAATTTCGACCACATCTCCCATTTCATTTCACCTGTTTCTTTTATCTATTCTTTTCTATCCTCCTTTCTGCTAGTAGGCTAAATGCTCAAGAATATTTTTTCAAGACTCTGACTGTAAACAATGGGCTTTCACAAAACGATGTCAGTGCCATTTGTCAGGATAGCTTCGGATTTATATGGATAGGGACCTATGATGGACTCAATAAGTTTGACGGCTTCACGGTACAGTCCTATCACAAAATCACAACAGACGCAAACAGCCTTCCTGGAAACAGGATAACTGCACTACAAGAAGACCACAAAAAAAGGCTTTGGATTGGTACTGAAGGTGGCGGTCTTGCCTATTATTCACTCTTGAAAGAAAGGTTTTTTAGAGTGGCTCTACCCAAACCTTTGGTATCTATACACGAAATCCTCGTGACCACGGACGGATCTGTATTTGCAACCACTTCTAATGGTGTGCTCCGACTGGTAGACCTACCAAATCCCAGATTTGAATTCATTGCCGTAAGTAAGCAATTGCACTTCCGATCAGCCAAACAAGACTTAAAAGGAAACATTTATTTTGCCGGACGTGATGGCGTATTTATATATCGAAACGGGCTCATGAAAGAAATTTCTAATCCAAAAAATATCCCATTTACACGTCTAGGATTTGACAGCAACAATAATCTCCTAGCTGGTAGCTATAATGGTCTCTACCAGATCAAAGACGGATCTGAAATCATTAAAATCAACAACCCTGATCTCGCAAATGGCAAAAGCATCTATGGTATCACCACAGATAAAAACGGTAATACTTGGCTTGGCACTGACAACTATGGCTTGATCCAATTGGATGCTGAATACAAAACCATCTCACAGATAAAAGCTACTTCTCTCGAAGAAAGAGGCCTATTGAGCAATTCGGTACTCGAACTGTTCTGCGACAAAAACAACAACCTATGGGTAGGCAATCGGCTAGGGCTTTGTTTCGCCAGTCTTAACAACGTGGGTTTTGCCTCTTTAGACCTAACCCGGCTGACCAGACCCAATGTAAGAAGCGTCCTCCTCGACGATGAACACCTATTCCTTGGCATCAACAACCAAGGTCTGTTCAACTACAACCTCGAAACAGATACGTTCAAACAAATACTTCCTCAACAAATCAACTCTGTCAGTAGTATATCTAAAATTGACAAGAAGATTTATATCTGTACCAGTAATGGTATTTTCCAATCGGATTCGGAAGACTCTTTTGCTAAAATGGAAACTGTATGGCAAGACCACTCACCTGCCCCTACCAACTTCACGTGTATTGCCAAAGATGACTTTTCAAGGTTTTACCTCGGGACTCATGCTGGGCTAGTCGTGATGGAAGCAGGCAAAGCCGTTCGGATTTGGGACAAGGACGCTTCTATGAGTCTTTTCCAAAATATTAAAATTTTCAAATCCCTATACCTACCAAAAAAACGCCAGTTACTGATTGGCACCATTTCCAAAAGTTTGTTTTCCATTACCATGGATAAAAATGGAAACTGGGTCTCGGCCAAACAAATTCCATTAATGAACATCAACGCCGAACCTATTTTCAATACCTCTGTTTGGTCTATTCATCAGTCGGCAGATAGCACATTGTGGATAGGCACAGATGCTGGATTGTTTAAAAAAGAAAAAGAGGGACAGAAGTTTCAACAAGTGGACGTACGGGGCGTGATCGACAAAAAGATCATGTGCATCACCGAAGGCACAAATGATATCCTTTGGCTTTCTAATACTCAGGGGCTTATAAGTTTTAACCCCAAAACAGCCACGATCCGAAAGTACACTTACAATGATGGCTTACTCTCAAGCACACTTACAGAGGGAGCTGCTATAGACCGCAATGGCAGGTTATACTTTGGGACGGCAAGAGGTGTGAATTACATGGACCCAAACCATATTTTCACAAACCCACATCAGCCCCAAGTGCTAATTTCAAAATTTAGCGTACACAACCAGCCCGTAAGACCTGGAGAAGAGCTGCTAGGCTCAATTATATTAAATGAGAACATCAACACAACTCGCCAGATTAAATTGAACTACAGGCAAAACAACTTCACAGTAGAGTTTACAGGCACCAATTATACCGACATTCAGGAAGGCAATTTTAAGTACCGACTCAAAGGGTATGACAAAAGCTGGATTTACACTACCTCCGAGAATCGATTTATATCCTACTCGAACCTCAAACCTGGGAATTACGAACTGACATTAGACATCGCCAATAAAGACGGCCTATGGACAAAACAACCGCAAGTCATCAGTATGCAAATCTCCCCAGCTCCATGGAAAACTCCATTTGCCTATTTGATCTACATCCTTCTATCCTTGGCTATTATTGGTGCTTTTGTATTCTTCTGGTACAACAGGCAAAAGCTCAATCATCAAATTGAACTAGACAAAATCATCATCCGGCAAGATCAGGAGCTAAGAGAAGTCCAATTGCGTTTTTTCACCGATATCGCTCATGAATTTAAGACACCGCTCTCGCTCATCATCGCGCCACTAAATGATCTGATGAATAAAACGATGAGTCAGGAAATGCGCGAAACCTGTTTCCAGATAGTCTCTCGAAATATGAAGCGTTTGGAGTATCTGGTAAGTCAATTTTTGGATTTTGGGAAAATCTCTGAAGGAGGCAGCATCTTACAAGTATCTAAACATGATCTCAGGAAATTCTCCCAAGAAACTACACGAGCTTTTCAATGGCAAATTCAAAAAGAACAAATCGACTTTAGACTAGACCTAAAAGAATGTATAGGGTATGTTGATCACGATGTTCTAGAGAAAGCACTATACAACGTGCTCTCCAATGCATTTAAGTATACACCTAAAAATGGCACGATCGAACTCAAACTAGACGTGGATGGATCGGGCGACCAAAGGCTGGCAATCATCACCGTCAGTGACAGTGGCCCAGGTATCCCCGACGAACAAAAAAGCTTGGTTTTTGACCGTTTTTTTCATGACAAAGACCGAGCCTCCTCTGGGATAGGTCTCCACCTCACGTACAATCTCATACAAGCGCATAAAGGATCCATTTCGGTATCAGACAGCCCATTCCATGGGGCTCAATTTACCATAGTACTCCCCATAGACGAAGAGACCTACGCTGAAAAAGAACTATATAATGGAGACCTAACGGAAAGACCAGAAATAATAATCAACGATGCGATCTCTTCTTCAGAAATGAAAAAAGAAGGAGAAATCATCTTGATCGTAGAAGACGACCTCGATTTAAGAAACTACTTGATGCTGAGCCTTCAGTCTCATTACGTAGTGATAGAAGCTAATAACGGCAAAGAAGGCCTGAAAATGGCCCAAGAGGAACTACCAAACATTATCATCAGTGATGTCATGATGCCGATCATGGATGGAATCGAAATGTGTGAACACCTAAAAGCAGACAGTAGCACCTCTCATATTCCTATCCTATTGCTCACCGCCAAGACTGGGATTGAATATGAGAAAAAAGGACTTGACGCTGGCGCGTGGGACTATATCGCCAAGCCATTTGACTCTGAGGCTTTGCTCCAAAAGGTGGACAACATCATAGACACCAGAAACAAGTTTAAAGCCTACTTGTCTGACCAAAACATAAACATGGAGGTAAAAACCCACTACACTTCATACGACCAGAAGTTGATGGCCAACATCTCCAAAATCATTGAAGAAAACCTACAAGACCCAGCGTTCAATGTCAATCAGTTGGCCAACGAAATAGGCCTGAGCCGTATGCACCTGCACCGCAAACTCAAATCACTAGTAGGTGAAAGTGGAAAAAGTATCATTACCAGAGTAAAAGTAAAATATGCAGCCAGCATGTTCGATCAAGGATGTGATCGTGTGCAGGAGGCTATGGATGCCATCGGCATGACCAACTATGCCAATTTCAACAATAATTTTAAGCGGGTGATGAACATGACCGCAAGCGAATACATCGCCCAGCTACACCAAAAGCCCAATGCTTGA
- a CDS encoding right-handed parallel beta-helix repeat-containing protein produces the protein MNMRRWIVVFLIGWGGLGYAQQNFVQPDFFRTKRQAPLLDLPIKTQISVADFGAIPDDGKDDIGAIDRAISKAIAKASEDRPVELIFEKGIYDLFARDEVSHAFEIREMKYVVVNGNGAELVIHNPQSGFVKLLNCKNIIFKDMVVDYDPLPFTQGIVVALDTINYTFDLKIDEGFPLLSDKQFEISPEVWGVVLDKNTPGKLKDGVPSLFPDRGWKEVSPGVFRVQHPAKRYTLDMDIGDPYVQIARRNGRTIFTSYSGENVTYLNITSYTSPSGSYSAFNHKEWNVIGCKILMREGRQHSANADCIHVSGSYIGPWVENVLFEGYTDDAFNLKSQHRTILKVISPTDIVVKYDLKTGDILRFFNPRKGILIGEAMVMQASHLGQNEYQVSLSQPIEGLDRVGEGKRNDGAYVDTRACESFVIRNSTFRNARRYGLNLQNGYGVIENNIFENLSQSAINFGNGVDWGEGLAAHHILIQNNIFKNCGYDDTYLKEYNGAAVRMKMNKLKNPESKSRWCGVATADWQGINNIWILNNTFMYNKMAMSIECSENIFLQGNRYIHNHADPYRGEELDKLFLDNNSGLINKD, from the coding sequence ATGAATATGAGAAGATGGATAGTAGTTTTTTTAATAGGTTGGGGAGGGCTCGGTTATGCACAACAAAATTTCGTACAACCTGATTTTTTCAGAACAAAAAGACAAGCTCCTCTTCTTGATTTGCCCATCAAAACCCAAATCTCTGTGGCAGATTTCGGAGCCATTCCCGACGATGGCAAAGATGATATAGGGGCTATTGATAGAGCCATTTCCAAGGCGATAGCCAAAGCTTCTGAAGACCGACCAGTGGAATTGATTTTTGAAAAAGGTATATATGATTTGTTTGCCAGAGACGAAGTCTCGCATGCTTTTGAAATTAGAGAAATGAAGTATGTCGTTGTGAATGGTAATGGAGCAGAATTGGTTATTCATAATCCCCAGAGTGGCTTTGTCAAGCTGCTCAATTGCAAGAATATAATATTCAAAGACATGGTTGTAGACTATGACCCCTTACCTTTCACACAAGGTATTGTGGTAGCCTTAGATACGATTAATTACACCTTTGACCTTAAAATAGATGAGGGTTTTCCATTGCTGAGCGACAAGCAGTTTGAAATCTCGCCAGAGGTCTGGGGAGTGGTGCTGGATAAAAATACTCCTGGCAAGCTCAAAGATGGGGTGCCTAGTTTATTTCCTGATAGAGGATGGAAAGAGGTTTCGCCTGGCGTGTTTCGAGTACAGCATCCAGCAAAAAGATATACGCTCGATATGGACATAGGTGATCCATATGTGCAAATTGCCAGAAGGAATGGGAGAACGATTTTTACCTCATATTCTGGAGAAAATGTGACCTATCTGAACATCACCAGCTATACGAGTCCTTCGGGAAGTTATTCCGCGTTCAACCATAAGGAGTGGAATGTCATTGGGTGTAAGATCTTGATGAGAGAAGGGCGTCAGCACAGTGCCAATGCAGATTGTATTCATGTGAGTGGGAGCTATATAGGCCCTTGGGTAGAAAATGTGCTTTTCGAAGGTTATACCGATGATGCTTTCAACTTGAAATCGCAGCACCGTACCATCCTAAAGGTGATTTCGCCTACCGATATTGTCGTAAAGTATGATTTGAAAACGGGAGATATTCTTAGATTTTTTAATCCGAGAAAGGGCATTTTGATCGGAGAGGCCATGGTCATGCAAGCATCACACTTGGGACAGAATGAATATCAGGTGTCTCTGAGTCAGCCCATCGAAGGATTGGATAGAGTAGGTGAGGGAAAACGAAACGATGGCGCCTATGTAGATACCCGAGCCTGCGAATCTTTTGTGATCCGAAATAGTACTTTCCGAAATGCTCGGCGCTACGGACTCAACCTCCAAAATGGCTATGGAGTGATAGAAAACAATATTTTTGAAAACCTAAGTCAAAGTGCCATCAATTTTGGGAATGGCGTAGACTGGGGAGAAGGACTAGCCGCACATCATATCCTGATTCAAAATAATATTTTTAAAAATTGCGGCTATGACGACACTTACCTAAAAGAGTATAATGGTGCGGCTGTTAGGATGAAGATGAACAAACTGAAGAATCCAGAGTCTAAATCGAGGTGGTGCGGTGTGGCTACGGCAGATTGGCAGGGGATTAATAATATTTGGATACTGAACAATACTTTCATGTATAACAAAATGGCCATGTCTATAGAGTGTAGTGAAAATATTTTCCTTCAGGGCAATCGATACATTCATAACCATGCAGACCCTTACCGTGGAGAAGAGTTGGATAAATTGTTTTTGGATAATAATTCTGGGTTGATCAATAAGGACTAA
- a CDS encoding T9SS type A sorting domain-containing protein — protein sequence MISVKKLFFTVGLGVACLLQVHAQYSFETPEWFRVDRALPLVDLDTKVDILVSDHEAHPNDGLDDSLGIANAFQAAKLIANSGNPVRIVFEAGTYDFSPTDATTHALKLNYGRYIELDGTGAKIMMHNPKVGFLSMYDARHMIVKGFEVDYDPLPYTEGKVLSVDPVNKRFVMKVTAGVPYPDEDHITSAPERWGMLKTANGMLKDGASNLLNIDTAYQLNADTFQIVFKQQVHIDQVEVNDYYVQIARHNGRTIFQSNSGEQVTFLNTKSYSSPAGSYNTFHHKEWSMIDCKILIKPGRVHSANADCIHISGGIIGPWVQGCRFEGQSDDAVNMKYASLTITEVESPTQMKVGFSSKLFVGDTVSFFNPRDGALIERVGLVDTVHNLGSNSYRIFLSSPVYLSNFNTDNSGDRAYLDTKACESFVFRDDTIRNSRRYGMLLQNGYGVIEDCLFENLSGCAIRMENGVDWKEGFVAHDIEIKNNTFTNCGFDAKFNEDEHGISATISTMIAKLGDGACDPWCGSAMSDWDGFHNIRIAGNTFNYNIGSINFNNLKSEYLPDLDLVDGFSTFKVGLDSVFKDILQGTLSYSATSSETSIATVSIVSDSVQIVSIGDGLTKINVTADDGNGGTATSGFWLSASGGISATRIFQGSGGKYWNIPANWQDDMTPSIGESARIDADSSLVTQPYSLSQLYNATSSSSTILNGGSLLTIDNKDRYTIPGILNNSSTGARFKLDVPVDIRNSIDNNAVYISNNGSNDNIIEFGEKGTLTLNATTLLSTNGSTSSHVFEFNGTLNGVKNLTFGSSTTSVFGSTSDNSGFNADLVFWGNADVTVNMQDDATFLNTDQKIQINGHNSNMTVNAANCLDGNISIASTHTFNLSINENQSDLDRLFFSSTGKLVLNLDSAVSLVHFEDNSAANWSTGAVEINGFQNGVIRFGSSAGGLTATQLSQITIGGVSPTIDSDGYLTMPASRIGQIVTAIIVEDKTVMVNESFQLDLLDVFEDLNEPDVVYELTLGNSEIISAKVDNSMLIVTGQKEGRETLTLLAEKEGGTRAKISFAVNVAAPLSSDDQMGSTVLYPNPFSGDFLNLKGLGTTASELRVCDLAGTVWTTLKVDRQKEAKIPFGGAPSGMYLIEIIDADGVVQKTFRAIKR from the coding sequence ATGATTTCTGTAAAAAAGTTATTTTTTACTGTAGGGTTGGGTGTGGCGTGCTTGCTTCAGGTACACGCCCAATATAGCTTCGAAACTCCAGAATGGTTTAGAGTTGATCGAGCGCTGCCATTGGTAGACCTAGATACGAAGGTAGATATTCTTGTTTCTGATCATGAGGCTCACCCAAATGATGGACTAGACGACTCTTTAGGCATCGCTAATGCCTTTCAAGCAGCCAAGTTGATCGCTAATTCAGGAAACCCTGTAAGAATAGTATTTGAGGCCGGTACGTATGATTTTAGCCCGACCGATGCTACCACCCACGCATTGAAGCTAAACTATGGGAGATACATAGAGCTAGACGGTACGGGAGCAAAGATCATGATGCACAATCCTAAAGTGGGTTTTCTGAGTATGTATGATGCTCGGCATATGATAGTAAAAGGCTTTGAGGTAGATTATGATCCTTTGCCATATACTGAGGGGAAGGTGCTCAGTGTAGATCCAGTCAACAAGCGTTTTGTGATGAAGGTGACGGCAGGGGTGCCCTACCCTGATGAAGATCATATCACATCAGCCCCAGAAAGATGGGGTATGCTCAAAACCGCCAATGGCATGCTTAAAGATGGCGCCTCGAATTTGCTCAACATTGATACTGCGTATCAATTGAATGCAGATACTTTTCAAATTGTTTTTAAACAACAGGTACATATAGACCAAGTCGAGGTAAACGATTACTATGTGCAGATTGCTCGGCACAATGGGCGAACAATATTTCAGTCAAACTCAGGAGAGCAAGTCACCTTTCTGAATACAAAAAGCTATAGCAGTCCTGCGGGTAGCTATAATACTTTCCACCATAAAGAGTGGAGTATGATTGATTGTAAAATTTTGATCAAACCGGGTCGTGTACATAGTGCTAATGCTGATTGTATTCATATCAGTGGAGGGATTATTGGACCATGGGTGCAGGGTTGTCGGTTCGAAGGGCAGAGCGATGATGCGGTAAATATGAAATATGCTAGCCTTACGATCACAGAGGTAGAAAGCCCAACACAAATGAAAGTTGGATTTAGTAGCAAGTTGTTTGTGGGAGATACCGTATCATTTTTCAATCCCCGAGACGGTGCTTTGATCGAGCGAGTAGGCTTGGTTGATACGGTTCATAATTTGGGGAGCAATTCTTATCGGATTTTTCTTTCTAGCCCTGTCTATTTGTCCAACTTCAATACGGACAATTCTGGAGATAGAGCTTATCTAGATACCAAAGCATGTGAGTCCTTTGTATTTAGAGACGATACCATTCGCAACAGCAGAAGGTATGGCATGTTGTTGCAAAATGGCTATGGTGTGATCGAGGATTGTCTTTTCGAAAACCTGAGTGGTTGTGCGATACGAATGGAAAACGGTGTGGACTGGAAAGAAGGGTTTGTGGCACATGATATTGAAATCAAAAACAACACGTTTACCAACTGTGGATTCGATGCCAAGTTTAATGAAGACGAGCATGGGATATCAGCCACTATTAGTACCATGATTGCTAAGTTGGGAGACGGCGCTTGCGACCCATGGTGTGGTTCGGCCATGTCAGACTGGGATGGGTTTCATAACATTCGCATAGCTGGCAATACATTTAACTATAACATAGGCAGTATCAATTTCAATAATTTAAAAAGTGAATATTTGCCAGACCTAGATCTAGTAGATGGATTCTCTACGTTCAAAGTAGGGCTTGATAGTGTATTCAAAGACATCCTACAAGGTACTTTGAGCTATAGCGCTACAAGTAGTGAGACTTCGATAGCTACTGTTTCGATCGTTTCGGATTCGGTACAGATCGTGAGTATTGGAGATGGCCTGACCAAAATTAATGTGACGGCAGATGATGGCAATGGAGGTACAGCCACTAGTGGCTTCTGGCTTTCTGCGAGTGGAGGGATCAGTGCTACACGTATTTTTCAAGGGTCAGGAGGGAAGTATTGGAATATACCTGCAAACTGGCAGGATGATATGACACCAAGTATAGGTGAAAGTGCTCGAATAGATGCTGATAGTTCGTTGGTTACTCAGCCCTACAGTTTGAGTCAGCTTTACAACGCTACTTCCAGTAGCAGCACCATACTAAACGGTGGGTCGTTGTTGACTATCGACAATAAGGACAGATATACCATTCCTGGTATTTTGAATAATAGCAGTACAGGGGCTCGGTTCAAGCTGGATGTGCCCGTAGACATTCGTAATAGCATAGACAACAATGCCGTGTATATCAGCAACAATGGAAGCAACGACAATATTATTGAATTTGGAGAAAAGGGGACACTCACTTTGAATGCTACCACTTTGCTCAGTACAAATGGAAGTACATCTTCTCATGTTTTTGAATTTAACGGAACGCTGAACGGGGTCAAAAACCTGACTTTTGGTTCTTCTACTACATCGGTGTTTGGCAGTACATCAGACAATTCAGGTTTTAATGCCGATTTGGTCTTCTGGGGCAACGCAGACGTGACTGTAAACATGCAAGATGACGCAACATTTTTGAACACAGATCAGAAAATCCAAATCAATGGACACAATAGCAACATGACTGTAAATGCTGCCAATTGTCTCGATGGAAATATTTCTATTGCCAGTACACATACATTCAATCTGTCCATCAATGAAAACCAAAGTGACTTGGATCGATTGTTTTTTTCTTCTACAGGTAAACTGGTGTTGAATCTAGATTCGGCAGTGTCGTTGGTTCATTTTGAAGACAACTCAGCTGCCAATTGGAGCACAGGGGCTGTGGAGATCAACGGATTTCAAAATGGAGTAATTAGGTTTGGAAGTAGTGCAGGAGGACTGACGGCAACCCAACTGAGTCAGATTACCATAGGCGGGGTCTCGCCTACGATCGATTCGGATGGTTATCTGACTATGCCAGCCAGTAGGATAGGGCAAATAGTCACGGCTATTATAGTAGAAGATAAAACAGTTATGGTCAATGAATCCTTTCAATTAGATCTTCTGGATGTATTTGAGGATTTGAATGAACCTGATGTGGTTTATGAACTAACCCTTGGTAATTCTGAGATCATTTCGGCTAAGGTGGACAATAGTATGCTAATTGTTACAGGTCAGAAGGAAGGACGGGAAACACTCACACTTTTGGCGGAAAAAGAAGGGGGCACAAGAGCCAAAATTAGCTTTGCTGTCAACGTAGCAGCGCCCTTGTCGTCTGATGATCAGATGGGATCGACTGTATTGTACCCAAATCCATTTTCAGGAGACTTTTTAAATCTAAAGGGACTGGGAACAACGGCAAGTGAGTTGCGGGTTTGTGATTTGGCGGGCACAGTCTGGACTACACTCAAAGTAGACAGACAGAAAGAAGCGAAGATACCTTTCGGTGGCGCTCCTTCTGGTATGTATTTGATAGAAATCATAGACGCTGATGGAGTTGTTCAGAAGACTTTTAGAGCGATAAAACGCTAA